One window from the genome of Bartonella sp. WD16.2 encodes:
- the hfq gene encoding RNA chaperone Hfq has protein sequence MVERSQHLQDVFLNTVRKQKISLTIFLVNGVKLTGVVTSFDNFCVLLRRDGHAQLVYKHAISTIMPGQSVQMFEGEGSE, from the coding sequence ATGGTAGAACGATCACAGCACCTGCAAGATGTGTTTTTAAATACAGTTCGTAAGCAAAAAATTTCTCTTACAATTTTTCTTGTGAATGGTGTTAAGTTGACAGGTGTTGTAACGTCATTTGATAATTTTTGTGTTCTTTTGCGGCGAGATGGGCATGCGCAATTGGTTTATAAACATGCTATTTCGACAATTATGCCGGGTCAATCTGTACAAATGTTTGAAGGTGAGGGGTCTGAGTAG
- the hflX gene encoding GTPase HflX, whose protein sequence is MMDTNKRSGKLVSQVTERVRTVIFLPFFPVNKNEKVLSEHSIDSRIKEALGLAQAIELDIVHCETINISTPHPSTLFGIGKVSAFANYISEHHIALAIVDHVLTPVQQRNLEKLWSCKVIDRTALILEIFGRRARTKEGKLQVELAHLSYQKSRLVRSWTHLERQRGGSGFLGGPGETQIEADRRLLQDKITRIRRELENVVKTRALHRAKRKKTSHPVVALVGYTNAGKSTLFNRLSNAGVLTKDMLFATLDPTLRKIILPHGQAIFLSDTVGFISNLPTHLIAAFRATLEEVIEADLIIHVKDISDPDHRAQAQDVLEILSSLGVDIGNTDHIVEVWNKADMLDKHTLNVLQTSAKTLLNPALMISALTGEGLNQLLITIERRLSGEMQDVKLILKPDEMQLIDWFYRNSGKIERESHDDGSVTIRALLTYEAKKRLDHIKNMHKPFF, encoded by the coding sequence ATGATGGATACAAATAAAAGATCTGGGAAATTGGTTTCACAGGTTACAGAGCGAGTGCGCACTGTTATTTTTTTACCGTTTTTTCCTGTAAACAAGAATGAAAAAGTTTTAAGTGAGCACTCAATAGATTCTCGGATAAAAGAAGCATTAGGATTAGCACAAGCTATTGAGCTGGATATTGTCCATTGTGAAACCATTAATATTAGTACACCACACCCTTCGACTTTGTTTGGGATAGGAAAAGTGAGTGCATTTGCTAATTATATAAGTGAGCATCATATTGCCCTTGCAATTGTGGATCATGTTCTCACACCAGTACAGCAACGTAATTTGGAAAAACTATGGAGTTGTAAGGTTATTGATAGAACGGCTTTGATTCTTGAAATTTTTGGTCGTCGTGCACGAACAAAAGAGGGGAAATTGCAAGTAGAATTGGCACATTTGTCTTATCAAAAAAGCAGGCTTGTCCGGAGTTGGACACACTTGGAAAGACAACGCGGTGGTAGTGGTTTTTTGGGAGGGCCTGGTGAAACTCAAATTGAAGCAGATAGACGCCTTCTGCAAGATAAAATCACTCGTATTCGTCGTGAGTTAGAAAATGTTGTTAAAACACGTGCTCTTCATCGAGCTAAAAGAAAGAAGACGTCTCACCCTGTTGTTGCTTTAGTAGGGTATACTAATGCGGGAAAATCAACACTTTTTAACCGCTTAAGTAATGCGGGTGTATTAACAAAGGATATGTTGTTTGCAACGCTTGATCCAACTTTACGCAAAATTATTCTCCCTCATGGGCAAGCTATTTTTTTATCTGATACTGTAGGTTTTATTTCTAATTTACCAACGCATTTGATTGCGGCTTTTAGAGCAACCCTCGAAGAGGTAATTGAAGCTGATTTAATTATCCACGTAAAAGATATATCAGATCCTGATCATCGTGCTCAGGCTCAAGATGTGTTGGAAATACTTTCAAGTTTAGGTGTTGATATTGGCAATACAGATCATATCGTGGAAGTTTGGAATAAGGCTGATATGTTGGATAAGCATACATTAAATGTTTTGCAAACAAGTGCAAAAACATTGTTAAATCCTGCATTAATGATATCAGCGCTCACTGGAGAAGGATTAAATCAATTGTTAATAACAATTGAAAGAAGGCTTTCTGGAGAAATGCAGGATGTTAAATTGATTTTAAAGCCTGATGAGATGCAACTTATTGATTGGTTTTATAGAAATTCTGGTAAGATAGAGCGGGAAAGTCATGATGATGGTTCTGTTACTATCCGGGCACTCCTTACTTATGAAGCAAAGAAACGATTAGATCATATAAAAAATATGCATAAACCCTTCTTTTGA
- a CDS encoding COX15/CtaA family protein translates to MAIKKLNDVALTSLQKQNRKQLQVWLYAILLLCLAIVLVGGATRLTGSGLSITEWKPIHGIIPPIGIDEWQEEFLKYQQIAQYKLLNRDMTLSAFKVIFWWEWGHRVLGRLVGLVALLGLIWFWITKRIEKGILRQLIVVPILIAIQGVIGWWMVASGLGQSNLTSVSQYRLAIHLMAACFVIVFVAYLSRGLTECTEKPATQAVQRFAGWLVFLVLIEIYFGALVAGLHAGKVYNTWPLMDGQIIPDGLLNYDPIWLNLFENPLTVQFVHRCFAYFLFIIALVHAFYVRKNIPHSAHARRAFFLCIAIVVQALFGIVTLLNEVPLGWGVLHQGVALVILYFSVVHWRATKGAYRVIE, encoded by the coding sequence ATGGCAATAAAGAAATTGAATGATGTAGCTTTGACATCGCTGCAAAAACAAAATCGAAAACAGCTTCAAGTGTGGCTTTATGCCATTTTATTACTTTGTTTGGCAATTGTTTTAGTGGGAGGAGCTACCCGTTTGACGGGGTCGGGGTTATCGATAACTGAATGGAAGCCAATTCATGGTATAATTCCACCAATTGGTATAGATGAGTGGCAAGAAGAATTTCTGAAATATCAACAAATAGCACAATATAAGTTGCTTAATCGCGATATGACATTAAGTGCATTTAAGGTTATTTTCTGGTGGGAGTGGGGGCACCGTGTTCTTGGTCGTCTTGTTGGTCTTGTAGCTTTATTAGGCTTGATTTGGTTTTGGATTACCAAACGTATTGAAAAAGGTATTTTGCGCCAACTTATTGTTGTGCCAATTCTTATTGCTATTCAAGGTGTTATTGGTTGGTGGATGGTGGCATCAGGGCTTGGTCAAAGCAATCTGACAAGTGTCAGTCAATATCGTTTGGCAATTCATCTCATGGCAGCATGTTTTGTTATTGTTTTTGTCGCTTATTTATCTCGAGGTCTTACAGAATGCACAGAAAAACCAGCAACACAGGCGGTTCAACGTTTTGCTGGTTGGCTTGTTTTTCTTGTTTTAATTGAGATTTATTTTGGTGCTTTAGTAGCAGGTCTTCATGCAGGTAAAGTCTATAATACATGGCCATTGATGGATGGTCAGATTATTCCTGACGGTTTACTAAATTATGATCCAATTTGGCTTAATTTATTTGAAAATCCTTTGACAGTTCAATTTGTTCATCGTTGTTTTGCTTATTTTTTATTTATTATAGCGCTTGTTCACGCTTTCTATGTACGAAAAAACATTCCACATTCAGCTCATGCTCGTCGTGCGTTTTTTTTATGCATTGCCATAGTTGTTCAAGCGCTTTTTGGCATTGTTACCTTATTAAATGAAGTACCCCTAGGTTGGGGAGTTCTTCATCAAGGTGTTGCGTTAGTTATATTGTATTTTTCAGTTGTGCATTGGCGAGCAACAAAGGGAGCATATCGCGTTATTGAATAA
- the argC gene encoding N-acetyl-gamma-glutamyl-phosphate reductase produces MVTKIFIDGEHGTTGLQIQKRLAERYDLELLSIPYADRHKIDVRQEYLNQTDIAILCLPDDAASQTVELLKNNKKVRIIDSSTAHRIAPDWVYGFPEMTKGQKKRIQEARYVANPGCYPTGAISLIRPLREVGLLDAHYPVSINAISGYTGGGKQLIAQMENQSQEDALRENYFTYGLNFKHKHVPEIKFHGQISQTPIFIPSVGCFPQGMIVNLPLHRHLFAKSANCSNLREILNAHYNGQDIISVASQEETETLTKLNPECLAHKDGMKLFVFGNDNEGIFNLCAILDNLGKGASAAAIQNLDLMLANN; encoded by the coding sequence ATGGTAACAAAAATCTTTATTGATGGTGAGCATGGAACAACTGGACTGCAAATACAAAAGCGACTAGCAGAGCGCTATGATTTAGAATTACTTTCTATTCCTTATGCAGATAGGCATAAAATTGATGTGCGCCAAGAGTATCTTAATCAAACCGATATTGCTATTTTATGTCTTCCAGATGATGCTGCAAGCCAAACAGTAGAACTGCTCAAAAATAATAAAAAAGTTAGAATTATTGATAGTTCAACAGCACATCGTATCGCACCAGATTGGGTCTACGGCTTTCCTGAAATGACAAAAGGACAAAAAAAACGTATCCAAGAAGCACGCTATGTTGCTAACCCCGGATGTTATCCGACCGGTGCAATTAGTTTGATTCGACCATTACGTGAAGTAGGCTTACTAGACGCTCATTACCCAGTATCAATTAATGCTATATCTGGTTACACGGGTGGAGGTAAACAATTAATTGCACAGATGGAAAACCAATCTCAAGAAGACGCTCTTCGAGAAAATTACTTTACTTATGGTCTTAATTTCAAACATAAACATGTACCAGAGATTAAATTTCATGGGCAGATCAGCCAAACACCTATTTTTATACCAAGTGTTGGCTGTTTTCCCCAAGGAATGATCGTAAATCTCCCACTCCATCGTCATTTATTTGCAAAATCAGCTAACTGTTCCAATCTGCGTGAAATTCTCAACGCTCATTATAATGGCCAAGATATTATCTCAGTCGCATCGCAAGAAGAAACTGAAACACTTACTAAATTAAATCCAGAATGCTTAGCGCATAAAGACGGTATGAAACTTTTTGTCTTTGGCAATGACAATGAAGGTATTTTCAACCTATGTGCCATATTAGATAACCTTGGGAAAGGCGCATCCGCGGCTGCTATTCAAAATCTTGATTTAATGCTTGCAAATAACTAA